AATATTTAGCAACTCTGAACGGAAGAACAAGTATGATAGGAAGGAAAACTTCAGGACGGAGTTTAAAAAGGCCCTAAGATTTAAACAGAAGTGTGTCGAAAAGTACATAAGCTATTCCATCGTGTCAaccttgaaaaaaataaaattaagttcAAACGATGTAAAATTGTTAgtgcgaaaaaggaaattaaagaATGCTAACCGGGATGTAAAGCACAATGTGTCACAAAAAAGCGCGCCAAATGAAGAACTCATAGGAGAAGACCCACACAAGTGCTCAGAATCGTTGACCTTAGAAGATATTAACAATGTGaggtataaatttttaaaagaggaagaactgAGCACATACGTTGTGTACTTGAAAGAATATAACCGAGTCGACATTCTAAATGATGACAAAACCATAATAAAGGAAGTCATGAGAGAAGGGAAAGGAATTGttacccccaaaaaaaatgattacattgatttttttatacaagATGGTAAGAAGGCCGAGTTTATTCACACCACCTTAGAGgaacataatttaaaatacagagggctcttcaaaattttgcaaaatatgaaaaaaaaagaaatgtccAAAATTGTTCTTAAAGGTTTGGAATGTCTCCACATCTACCACTCCGCAAAGAACACACACATAGAAAAAGATCAGCTAAATGgccaggaaaaaaatccagACGACACGCAGAAGGGTCAAAGTGACTTTTGCCACGATGAGAAGCAGAAGAGCATCGTGAACGAGACAAATATGTCCAACTTTGAAACAAATCAAGTGAAACAAAATCATGGTGAGATAAAAGAGGGAAAGAATGTCGATCTCTATGTTAGAGACGAATTACCAAAgcagaagaaagaaataattatagAACTATTGGACTTTAAAAAGTCCAAACGggttaatttttcttcaattatCAACTTGAACGACACAGAAAAGCTACTGTTTTACGTGTCcgaagatggaaaaaataaaaccccAAACAAACCAATCATTGACACCGATTGCGAGTTGATAATCCATTTAAGTATCAATAATGATAAGGACAGAACAAAAGGCAAAAGAATACATTTGCCGATTCATTTCTGGAAGAACAATGGCAGtattaaaaaacgaaaggcattttttcttttttcgtaCGGGTCATGCTTCACTGCTCCTCTTTGGTTTTATGAATGCTTCAAGGGGCTAAAGGAGGGAGATGAAGTAATCATTCCTTTGTcaaaaaacagaaatattttttcggAGAACCAGTTCGCTTaccatttaatttttgaggaaaacgcccaaggggaaaaagtgaaacaccCGAAAGGCGCCAAACGTGAAGTTGAAGGTGATATTCAAACGAACAATGCCGTAAAGGACGACCGAAAAGAGTCCACCCAAAATGACAGTCACCaaataacaaaaaggaaccatTCGGGGAGGAAATCGTCCAAAGTAAAGGACCGAAAATTTGTCCAGCGCCTAATTTCCAACCGAAACAAGGGCAAAGGCTTCTATCTAATAGAtggattgaaaaaaaaccaagtgGATCGCTTTTGCGAAGGTTTTTTTCGTCGCAAACGTCCCTGATCGATGGAACTCACGATGAGGCGGAATCGCCAAAATTGCCCTTTCATTGTAGCTCCTTCCAAAAAGTCAGgcggaaaaaattttacaaaagtgTAGCCAACattcaaaaaagggaaaaacttACCAGGATGAAGCATCAGCTGAGGAAACAACTTTACGAAGATAGCTCGTCAAAGGAGTATATCTCAAAAAAGGGTGAACAGAAAGGACAAAAAACGGATAACTTTTCATTCTTTAAAAGATCcctaaaaaatgtgtacttTGAGAAATCTTTTTACGAAAAAGatgccattttaaaaataaaaattgttaaacttatttgtaaaaagaaagacCCGTGGAATATGAATATGTCAGAACAAATTGAATACctaaaaatttacaacaaaatgggcaatacctttatgaaaaaaaatttacactaTGCAGCCTCACTTCATTACATAAAAGGCTTCGATATATTTcgcttttccaaaatttacagtttaatttttgaggaaaagaaaataaatgtgtcAAATTTAGCCACTGATGACATGGCCAAGGAGCTCGTACTacacatggaaaaaatactAACCAATTTGGCTATTTCTCACTACAAATTAGGAAACTACAACGAATGTGTTAAGTATGCGGAAAACGCTGCTATTATAAATCCAGAAAATGTTAAATGCATTTATTGGAAACATATGGCATATTTacagcaaaataaatatcaccaaatcataaaaaatttgaacaacTCTTTTTGCCTCAACAATTTAACACTGCTTAAGTTGTACAACACCGCACGcgtaataaagaaaaaacaggaCGCCCACTttaattcacttttttacGCCATGTACGATCAGAAGTGAAATGGTAATACCAGCCAGCGCGCATTCAAAATTTGTGTAACGAATTGCTTTACTTCATTATGTGAAACATTTTACCCgattatgttttaaaatttggGCACACCCCCGTTTTTAACCTGTCTTAGTAAGTTGCCCGTTCGTTTCAACCTCTTTGAATTCTCATTCCGCACCTTTTTACGAAGTTATAATTCGTTAcattttctctcttttttttctcttttttccgtACCGACCCCTAACCTAAAAAAAACCCCGTTTGATATCCCCCCTCTTGTACTTTCATAAATTAACCTTTTGTCCTCCAATGACGTTATTCAACATGCTGGATtgttttgcttaaaaaagaGTTTGCTACACAGGGTAAAGTTTTCGCGATAAACACACGTGCAAAGTTATGTACATACAAGGGCACTTCTTTATGggtaaaaaaacacacaaacgAGTAGATGCATGGTGAAGGGAAGGGGAGGGCAGGCCCGCAGTTCCTCCTCAAATATTCCCATATGATTCATTTTACTATTCGCCAACTGGGTCTACTAATATATGTCCCTACACGTAAGTTGGGGTATCTCCCGCAAGGTACCCATTTAAAACCACGGGAACCAGGGGCCATTCGCGGTTTTTAAATACTTCTTACTCATAGATATTTCCATTAAATCTATGACAGAATTGTGTGATTCATCCATGTGTGTGTCCCCGTTTTCCCTAAGCTTTGCACTTTGTTCCTTTTGCAAATTGTTTGCAGTGCATTTTGACTCCGCATTTTGGTCTCGCCCATTATCGAGGGGTCCATTTTTCGTAACATTTTTCGTAACATTTCCCTCCTCTCCCTCCTGTGCTTTGTTATTCTTACATTTGGAAGCactcgttttatttttcttactcTGTTTATTGGTATCGTTATCTTCCAGTGTTTTCTGCTCCATCGCCGGTTGTGGCTGCTTCGGCTCCGATTGTTCTTCCTTTGGGTTCCCACTTGGGTTTTTCTTGCTCCTTCGCCTTTTCTTATTACTGTTGTCATTGCTGGGGGTAGCGGCGTTGCTCGTATTAGTGGCGTTGTTCGTATTAGCCGCGTTGTTCGTATTAGCCGCGTTGTTCGTATTAGTGGCGTTATTCGCATTAGCGGTGTTATTTACATTACTTACATTACTCACATTACTGTCCTTATGGCCACTCTTTTCATTGTCCTCACTATGCTTCGCCTCGCCAGTTGCCTCCGCCCCCATCGCGCTGCTCCCCTTGTTGGGTGACTTGTCATTCGCGATGTTCTCTTCATTGAGTAGGGGATCTCCCCTATCGCACACATTCTTGTCCCCCTCCGTTGGTTCCTTCTTCACAGGACTTTTCCTACTCTTACATATTTTGCTACTACCCTCTACCTTCAGCAGCTTGGACTGCGTTtcgcttcttttccttttcgcattTGCATTAGTTCTTTTCGCATTTTGTGCGTTCTTATCCTCATTATTGTTCGCATGCTCAAGGCCGTCATCCGAGGACAATTCGGATAAGGAGATATCCTGCAAATCTGAGTAGTATTCAAATGCTTTGAGCACAtcgctctcctttttgcattCATCCGCGTTTGACAGAGAAACGTTCTTCCTCCTATCTAATCTGTTTTTATATAAGCAGCGAACTCGATAGCATACGTTCCTTACATGGTCTTCCGCATCTTTTATGATCATTTTTGTTGTCGCATCGTCCACATGAAAGGATTTCACGTAAGCACGCTTAACCTTCTCATCATTTAAACTCTTTGCTTTCTTTTGAagtatttttctattttcccCATAAACATATAGAGAATAAAAATCATCCAAAGTTGTAAGATTTAAAAAGTCTCTTACAttgttcatgtttttttttagagcCATTATTGATACGTAAAAATTGGATGGGAATGCTCCCCGCAGGCCTTGAAACCCAATAAACTGCTGAATATTCCGGGTAAGTCTGAAGGGTACTCCCTTCTTTTgtgtctcttttttgttcGGATAATATTTGGGAAAATCCATATAGGAAGGTTTCCCTTCCAAATACATAGTTCTGCCTGAACGCTTGGACAACATAATGGTATCTAGCGATGaattttgttgaaaaaaaacgtaatttAACATACACGTCAGAGAGTAGCTCTTAACAAATTGGCTATTCATAACGTAGTAACTTTCTAAATTGTTGTGCAGAGAGTAGAAGTAattcttcattatatttttcggCACCATTTTGCAGATATCTTTGAAGTgtaattttacaattttcctCACGCATTTTTTGAAGGACTTCCTAAACCATTCCTTGGTTCTAAAATTCTGGATTAGTTCTTCATACGATAAGGAATTGTAATAATCCATCTGCGTTTTGTAGGGCATTCCTTCGACATTTTTAACAGTGCTACAAAAACTGGAGTTGCTGGCACTTTTCTTTGCATTCACGAAAATATCACAAAAGTTCTTTTTCAGGATGGTATTTTTTACGATACTTCCTGCGGCTCTTATTGTGGGAATTTCTTCACTCTTGGCTTTCTTCACAAGAAcggtgccatttttttcgttccttttatCGGGAAAAttgttcctccttttgtttgtttccGTCATCGCTAGCTCCTGCTCCATCACCACACATTCGACTTTGTTCAGCAAAAATGTGCGTAATGAATTTTTGATAAGATTTCTATGATGTAGTAGTACATTATCTAGCGAAtaattctcatttttcgTCACAAGCGTGTAATCATTATACAGCTCCTTCAGCGAAATGTCCTCAAATGTTTCATCCTTTAATCTAAAACTGGGGTGCAGGGgagtatgtatatttatccCAAAGGACAGCCCCCTCTTCTTCGTTTGGGAAAACTTAAACATGGTGTTATTCatcaaaatttgaaatagCGTAAACTTATGTTCTGACTTGCTCCGAATAAAATTACAAGGCTCTACAGTGTAATGCTGAATATTTCCATCGCTGCTTAGGAAGCTAATCCTCTTCATGCAGGTGTTCCTTAAAACTGTGGGCATTATAGGCTTGTATAACTTGACAATGTTTGTAGGGCAATATAAGTTTAAATCGTACAGGTAGTTTAAATGCTCCCCTATGTATTTTACCCTACGACCTGGTAATTCTATTTTTAGGGGAAAATTGGAAAACATATCAAACAaggaatgggaaaaataatcgaGCTCCTGATTTCATTTAACGAATGAATAATTACAAAGAGTAtgtctttccattttttgacaaTTTGGGGAAATACTTCCAAGGAGAAGTAGTTATCCTTTCGACCGTTCTTACTTAGTTCATCACCATTGGGAGTTACCACATCGCCTCTATTTTCTACTCCTCCTGTGTAGCTGTTCATTATATGCGATTTGATGTTCCCCTTATCCTTAATACCTACGTTGTTCATGGTTCCTCTCCTCATACGTACATTTCTCTTTAACAATTTTacatcctttttaaattccttCCAAAAGAGATTCATATTGTTAATAGctattttgcttcttctgctacttgtgtaatttttcttcactttggcTTTATATCGCTTGTACAAAATATACTTTTCTGTCATGTTTTGAATAAACGTCGACACGTGTGTTTGTGCGTAAGGAAATTTCATGCACCGATCTAGTATCTTCCCCACCATGTAGTACGTTTCTTCATGTGGTTGCAATCGGgtgtaatttaaaatttcattgCACATATAATTCAGGGAGAAATATACATCCACATGTTTGCTCTTAAACATGTTCATCAACTGGTCAAAGCCGTCCTTAAATAGGTCTGCGTACTCGTActctttttgcttctccacgACGGGAGAATTTGCGGCAGTAGGGGCAGCCTCCTTTTCGCCCCTTTGATTGGCCCCCTTGAAGCTCTTCCTGctctccttttcgtttttaccGTTCACGCGCATCCTCACTTTGGCGGCCGCTCCCCGTCCACTGCGCGTGTCACTTCGATTATCACTTCGATTATCACTTCGGTTCCCACTGGGAGTGTTATCCCCCCCAGCGTCAGCTCCACTCAACACGCACAACTTACCGCTTCCATTCTCACGAGATACGTTACCTCTGCCCATTGACCCACTGACACCCTTCGAACTATGCTCTCTTAAGTTGTGCCAATCACTCTGCTTCGCACCATcacagaaaaatattacatccttcatttggaattttttcttattgttCCTTCCCCCATCGGGATCTTTCACTATATTTACgttattattcattaaaGAGGAATTTCCACCCATGCCTTTATTCTTGTTCTTACGCTCGTGCAGGTAGTACAGCTTATCATTTCGCTCAATTTTCAGCGCtctaaaatggtaaaaaacaTCTTGGGGAAACTTCCGCATAAGgacatacaaaattttgtgaaaatacaaataattgTCCTTGTTAACATTTATATTGTTCATTAAGAAGGGAAGATAGAACAGCCAAAGATTGGGAcatatattatcattatatttgttaaaaaCTTGCATAATGGAATTATCCTTCATATCAGAGCTAAGCAAATAGAGGACGCTGCTTAGGTGGTAGTACCCCTCGTGTGTATTCAGGCTGGAGTATATCAAATAGGAAATTATGGAGCTTAAGCAGAatgaaatgtttttattctccTTAAAAGCTTTCTTGCAGTAATCGGCCCACAGCGCCCAAGAATTGTTTTCCAGTGGGTATATCTTCAGGGAAGAGAGAAAGCATTCCTCAATTAAATTTCCATCGAATAGGTTGCACTTTTTATGGTCACATTTGCAGGTATACTCCCCGTTGTTTTTCGtctgttgcttttttttatctcccttttttgctatttttttctcctccttatTCGATTCTCTGCAGTCACTCACTTCGATCTGACTATCCATCTCCTTCTCATGCAAAGGACTTTGTCCATTCGTTTGTACGCTCTTTTTCTCACTATCTTCTGCGGTTTCGCTAGCTGCTTTGGTGACTTtacttcttttcttccttttcaaagTTTTATCATCCAAaggttcttccttcttttcctcagCAATGCTACTGTGGAATATTTCTTCCTGCAAACGGTTCGGCGTTTCGTTGGCAGcatttgtgcctttttttctcttcttgttttttttgttatcccCTCTGTCACTCGGACTGCAGTCATCATTATTACTAGCAACTGCGCTGGGAATGTTTaaacctttttcttcctccgtcTTCTGAGGGCTCCCCAAAGCATGGAAAACTATGTCAGAATTGATCTGCGCACAGCCCGCTTCATCTTCCCTTGCGATGTCCTGGCACATGTATCTACATTTGTCACAGTTCATCTTGGAATTCTTctcaataaaattatttctatacaaaaataaaataattttattcaagtTGCACAGAATCTTTCCCTTCATGTAGAAAAATTCACTGCGAAATTTCTCATAACTGACCATTGGCAGGGAGTCAAAATCAAATGTGTTAATAAGATTAAGTGAGTTAATGTAGCATTTGAgcttttttacaactttctgaagaaatgtatttttcccCAACTTTCGCAAATTAATACATATGTTGAAATATTCGTACTCCATATTTCGAATGTACAGATAATTGTCATCATGGGAGATGtttggctttttttccttcttatagtagtttttctttctgcACAATTCGGTTTCATCACAAACGATACTGCTATACTTTTCCAGCATATTGTGTGCTATATTATAGCCATTATTTGAGATGTTACTGTTgattaatttcttcaaattcatttttataatttccatGTTATACATGTAGCTGCATCTGGCATCGAGCACTCTGCCTCCGCTGTTACTACCATGGTTGCTAATGCTATTTCCACTGCTACTACAGCTGATGCTGTTTCCGTTACTACCACCCTTCTGCacaaaattatcataaagcttgtcaaaataattatacgACATATTGTTCATCTCTCTCATATTCTTCATCAGATTTAATAAGTGATAGTTCTTACACTTATCATTCAACTTTTCGGTGCAACCCACGTTCGAAAAGGGTGACAAACCACATTTgtccataaaaattttacagatttttaaaaaaagtagctTCCATCGGTAGGCATATTTCATATTGTGGATGTCATCATAAACATACACAGAACTGTCCTTATTGCACATGATAAACAAATTATGCAATAGGCATATTAGCTGcaattcattttcttccttctgtgcttgttttttttttagcgaaTTCTCCCTTATTATTTCTATGCTCGTTTGCGCATGTTCAAACAGTTCCGCGTGTGCAAATAAAAGGCTCAAATtgttgtttttataattgcACATTTGCCTCACTTTGTTAATTAGCAGATTCATTCCATCGTCTATGTTTTCTTTAACTGTTTTTATGTGTTTGCTCTTCAAATCGAATTTGAACTTTTTCATAAGGAATGCACTACTTGGGTCATTCACGTTGCCCACAAAATGTTTACCCTCACTAAATGCGTTTCCTCTTTCCCACACCATCTTTCTGAACGTATTCGCCCCTGCATCTGCGCTCGCTCCCACCTTCGCTTTTTCGCTCCCTTCGACATTCCTTTCGATGTTCGCTTCAACGGAGGCCTCGTCAATTTCGATGTTCTCGTTCCCCTGCATGCTCTCAACAATTGTGTCGCTATTTTCCTGTAACTTGtagattattttttccaagtagGAATACACGATGCTTTTCATGTGATCCCCCTCCCCGCAATCGCTTAAACCTTTCAACAAATGGGCAATGCTACCGTTCCCTCCGCCGCCGCAACCGCCGCAACCATCGTTGTAACGGGCGCAGTAGTTATCATTTCGGATATTCTCACTGCTGATGTGGGAGCCATTAGCATCGATGCCCTCGCCACACTTGTTACTCCCACTGGTAATGCTATTCAGTTTGCTATCACTTATGGCGTCGCGCCCGCTACTACGTCTGCTGTTGCTATCATGTGCGCTTCCCTCGCCACTCGGGCATTTTTCATTCGTCGGCTTAGCCGCATTCTCTCCCTCCTTGTTATACCCTTCAGTGTGCGTTCCCCCCTCCTGGTTCTCCGATAACGTTTTCTTATTGCTCTTAAAGTAATCATGAATGGTTGTTTGTATTTTCCCGTCCTCCGATTTGTTAAACTTTAAGCTAATTAAGCTGTTGGTTTTGCTTCTTCGCGATTTTCTCGAGTTggcactgttttttttcaaaggcGCCATATCGTTCTTCGCAGTTACAACCGTTCCACTGCCGCTATCGCGACTATTGGTACTTCCCCCACCTTCGCCCTTTTTGGACTCTCCCTTGAGGGCTTCTCCCGGAGTGCACACTGGGTGCACCCCAACACCTTTAACCTCACTGCTGATTTCCGCGCTGCTCCTTCCCATGTTATCCTGTACGTGGATACATTTCAAATTGTCCTTTATTATGCAGTACACATTATTCAAATTCGTTAAGTAGT
This genomic stretch from Plasmodium cynomolgi strain B DNA, chromosome 14, whole genome shotgun sequence harbors:
- a CDS encoding hypothetical protein (putative), which translates into the protein MITDSEAPTYNFNSDDEAPCEYLNDVYAISEDTFSFKIIKQLGEGYYSPGNGHKVKIIYYELGSEDKIASANVYLGKNDKLPYICEIAAKCMKPNEVCIIQAPKLFTSNYPPHTYTCGKRVNKHVPNICSTFWHIHTHTPLTTAEIFSNSERKNKYDRKENFRTEFKKALRFKQKCVEKYISYSIVSTLKKIKLSSNDVKLLVRKRKLKNANRDVKHNVSQKSAPNEELIGEDPHKCSESLTLEDINNVRYKFLKEEELSTYVVYLKEYNRVDILNDDKTIIKEVMREGKGIVTPKKNDYIDFFIQDGKKAEFIHTTLEEHNLKYRGLFKILQNMKKKEMSKIVLKGLECLHIYHSAKNTHIEKDQLNGQEKNPDDTQKGQSDFCHDEKQKSIVNETNMSNFETNQVKQNHGEIKEGKNVDLYVRDELPKQKKEIIIELLDFKKSKRVNFSSIINLNDTEKLLFYVSEDGKNKTPNKPIIDTDCELIIHLSINNDKDRTKGKRIHLPIHFWKNNGSIKKRKAFFLFSYGSCFTAPLWFYECFKGLKEGDEVIIPLSKNRNIFSENQFAYHLIFEENAQGEKVKHPKGAKREVEGDIQTNNAVKDDRKESTQNDSHQITKRNHSGRKSSKVKDRKFVQRLISNRNKGKGFYLIDGLKKNQVDRFCEVRRKKFYKSVANIQKREKLTRMKHQLRKQLYEDSSSKEYISKKGEQKGQKTDNFSFFKRSLKNVYFEKSFYEKDAILKIKIVKLICKKKDPWNMNMSEQIEYLKIYNKMGNTFMKKNLHYAASLHYIKGFDIFRFSKIYSLIFEEKKINVSNLATDDMAKELVLHMEKILTNLAISHYKLGNYNECVKYAENAAIINPENVKCIYWKHMAYLQQNKYHQIIKNLNNSFCLNNLTLLKLYNTARVIKKKQDAHFNSLFYAMYDQK